One Salvia splendens isolate huo1 chromosome 12, SspV2, whole genome shotgun sequence genomic window carries:
- the LOC121757031 gene encoding uncharacterized protein LOC121757031 translates to MAYILPNLSPTLLQPKDRPLSAIAAPLSSHAPPPLSKLEPPPPRALAQVNRTTGASDNKQQHDHRNDFYVNLGLAVRTLREDMPSIFTKDLNYDIYRDDVTFIDPLNTFTGIEKYRLIFWALRFHGRILFREISVDVLRIWQPSENMILIRWNLRGIPRVPWEAKGEFQGTSRYKLDRNGKIYEHKVDNLAFNLPQTLRPAASVLDLVAASCPATPNPTFSFESCSCSCSWLEFYKAVRDTLDQEEVVIPQDCLACS, encoded by the exons atggcgTATATTCTGCCAAATCTTTCTCCAACTCTTCTCCAGCCCAAAGATAGACCCCTTTCCGCCATTGCCGCCCCCCTCTCCTCCCACGCGCCGCCGCCTCTCTCAAAGCTCGAGCCTCCTCCGCCGCGCGCCCTCGCGCAGGTCAACCGCACCACCGGCGCAAGCGATAACAAGCAGCAGCACGACCACCGCAACGATTTCTATGTCAATTTAGGTCTCGCCGTCCGCACTCTCCGCGAAGACATGCCCTCGATCTTCACCAAAGACCTCAATTACGACATTTACAG AGATGATGTGACGTTCATCGATCCGCTCAACACCTTCACCGGAATCGAGAAATACCGGTTGATATTTTGGGCGTTGAGGTTTCACGGCAGGATTCTGTTCAGGGAGATTTCAGTCGACGTGTTGAGAATCTGGCAGCCGTCGGAGAATATGATTCTGATCAGATGGAATCTCCGGGGAATCCCCCGCGTGCCGTGGGAGGCGAAGGGCGAGTTTCAGGGGACTTCGCGGTATAAATTGGATCGAAACGGGAAGATTTACGAGCACAAGGTTGATAATCTGGCGTTCAATCTGCCGCAGACGTTGAGGCCTGCTGCCTCTGTTTTGGACCTCGTTGCGGCCTCGTGCCCTGCCACGCCTAACCCGACCTTCTCCTTCGAGTCGTGCTCGTGTTCGTGCTCGTGGCTCGAGTTTTACAAGGCTGTGAGGGATACACTTGATCAAGAGGAGGTGGTGATCCCTCAAGATTGCTTGGCTTGTTCATAG
- the LOC121759502 gene encoding metal tolerance protein 10-like has translation MESGSGAAVVGESSRELLGADMIDGVRQPSWRLNLDEFRLPERESDNRRSTFNIPRLLRNKKKQRKIAEYYKNQERLLEGFNEMETIHESGALADALTEDQLKQLAKSERLAVHISNAANLVLFIAKVYASLESRSLAVIASTMDSFLDLLSGLILWFTAYAMKNPNQYHYPIGKKRMQPVGIIVFASVMATLGLQIILESVRQLIAKNGPEMNHNQEMWMIGIMVSVTVVKFVLMVYCRQFKNEIVRAYAQDHFFDVITNSVGLATAVLAVRFYWWIDPTGAMIIAIYTINTWSRTVFENVRSLIGRTAPPDFLTKLTYLIWNHHEEIQHIDTVRAYTFGTHYFVEVDIVLPQNMMLGEAHNIGETLQEKLEQLSEVERAFVHIDFEFTHRPEHKSKV, from the exons ATGGAGAGTGGCAGCGGCGCCGCCGTCGTCGGCGAAAGCAGCAGAGAGTTGTTAGGCGCCGATATGATCGATGGCGTCCGCCAGCCTTCGTGGAGGCTCAACTTGGACGAGTTCCGCTTGCCGGAGCGCGAGTCCGACAACCGCCGCTCCACTTTCAACATCCCGCGCCTCCTCCGGAATAAAA AGAAACAACGAAAAATTGCTGAATATTACAAAAACCAGGAGAGACTCCTCGAAGGATTCAATGAAATGGAGACAATCCATGAATCCGGTGCTTTAGCAGATGCTCTTACTGAG GATCAACTGAAACAACTAGCAAAGAGTGAGAGGCTAGCTGTTCATATATCTAATGCTGCCAATCTGGTCCTTTTTATTGCAAAAGTGTATGCTTCACTTGAGAGCAGATCTTTAGCTGTCATTGCATCAACTATGGACTCTTTCCTTGACCTATTATCTGGGCTGATCTTGTGGTTTACGGCCTATGCTATGAAAAATCCTAACCAGTATCATTATCCAATTGGAAAGAAAAGGATGCAGCCAGTG GGCATCATTGTTTTTGCTTCTGTTATGGCAACACTGGGATTACAAATTATACTTGAGTCTGTTCGGCAACTGATAGCTAAG AATGGGCCAGAGATGAACCATAACCAAGAGATGTGGATGATAGGGATCATGGTATCTGTAACCGTAGTGAAGTTCGTGCTTATGGTTTATTGTCGCCAATTCAAGAATGAAATTGTCAGAGCCTATGCTCAAGATCATTTCTTTGATGTGATCACCAACTCTGTCGGATTAGCCACTGCTGTTTTGGCTGTCCGTTTCTACTGGTGGATAGATCCTACTGGAGCCATGATC ATTGCAATTTACACAATCAACACATGGAGTAGGACAGTTTTCGAAAACGTGAGGTCGCTAATTGGAAGAACAGCACCTCCAGATTTCCTCACAAAACTGACTTATCTGATATGGAATCATCATGAAGAAATTCAGCACATTGACACAGTTAGGGCATACACATTTGGTACTCATTATTTCGTGGAGGTTGACATTGTGTTGCCGCAAAACATGATGTTGGGCGAAGCACATAACATCGGCGAAACGCTACAAGAAAAGCTGGAGCAACTGTCCGAGGTGGAGAGAGCATTTGTGCACATTGACTTCGAGTTCACTCATAGACCGGAGCACAAGAGCAAAGTCTGA
- the LOC121757428 gene encoding pectinesterase-like produces the protein MASVVTLIICIAITISQAVAASDDNILEKGISNESQGKNLTELTMQQISLAIPYFSGNGDLIRMINNTNIADNKLALSALKSCQELLPLAIYNLNRSLSADVDKAGVMSMTCAAGTTLQTCIDGFEDQPREIFESVYNKLKYPIDLNRGATKLMAVLNNKSDVLIKDSEYPSWLSDGDRNLLQADSTINADVVVAEDGSGKYKTVRDAVQNAPRNSTKRYVIYVKRGSYYENVKVEADMWNVMVIGDGIQNTLIYSNLSHQGGAETWETPTFAVYGEGFIARDIKFTNTAGAIGEQAVALLSAADRSVFYRCGMDAYQDTLCTLANRQFYCECEIYGTIDFIFGNAAVVIQRSSIMVRKPLQGQYNVITAQSRTDSYSQTGIVVQSSTIRESGDLTGVRTFLGRPWRPYASVVFMENIMNKLIDPKGWTQWDPPTTTDTVFLAEYDNRGDGAETKDRVNWKGVNPKLSEKEAGWFTVGYFLNGNSWLPATQVPYDSGL, from the exons ATGGCCTCTGTTGTAACCTTAATCATTTGCATAGCTATTACCATATCTCAAGCGGTTGCAGCATCCGATGATAACATCTTGGAGAAAGGCATTTCAAATGAAAGCCAGGGCAAGAACTTGACAGAGTTGACAATGCAACAAATTTCATTAGCAATCCCATATTTCAGTGGCAATGGAGATCTCATAAGAATGATCAACAACACTAATATTGCAGACAACAAACTGGCCTTATCCGCACTAAAATCTTGCCAGGAGCTTCTCCCTCTCGCGATATACAACCTCAACCGATCCCTCTCGGCCGATGTAGACAAGGCCGGAGTGATGTCCATGACATGCGCTGCAGGCACCACTCTGCAGACGTGCATAGACGGATTCGAGGATCAACCACGGGAGATCTTCGAATCTGTATACAACAAACTCAAGTATCCCATTGATCTCAACAGAGGCGCCACCAAACTGATGGCCGTGTTGAACAATAAAAGTGATGTTTTGATCAAAGATTCTGAATATCCAAGCTGGCTATCCGACGGGGACAGGAATCTCCTGCAGGCGGATTCCACGATCAATGCTGACGTTGTGGTGGCCGAAGATGGGTCGGGGAAGTATAAGACAGTAAGGGATGCGGTGCAAAATGCGCCGAGAAATAGCACGAAGAGATATGTGATTTATGTGAAGAGGGGGTCTTATTATGAAAATGTGAAGGTTGAAGCAGATATGTGGAATGTGATGGTGATTGGAGATGGGATACAGAATACCTTAATCTACAGCAACTTAAGCCATCAAGGTGGAGCCGAGACTTGGGAAACCCCTACCTTTG CCGTTTACGGAGAGGGATTCATAGCCCGGGACATAAAATTCACCAACACGGCTGGAGCCATCGGCGAACAAGCGGTGGCCCTCCTCTCGGCCGCAGACCGCTCAGTATTCTACCGGTGCGGCATGGACGCCTACCAAGACACCCTCTGCACCCTAGCCAACCGCCAGTTCTACTGCGAGTGCGAAATCTACGGCACAATCGACTTCATCTTTGGCAACGCGGCCGTAGTCATACAAAGGAGCAGCATCATGGTCAGAAAGCCACTCCAAGGCCAATACAACGTGATCACGGCCCAAAGCCGGACCGACTCGTATTCCCAGACCGGGATCGTGGTGCAATCCAGCACAATCCGAGAGTCGGGAGACCTGACGGGCGTGAGAACCTTCCTCGGGCGGCCGTGGAGGCCCTACGCCTCGGTTGTGTTCATGGAAAATATTATGAATAAATTGATCGATCCCAAGGGGTGGACACAGTGGGACCCACCCACGACGACAGACACTGTTTTTCTTGCGGAGTACGATAACCGAGGGGATGGCGCGGAAACTAAGGATCGGGTGAATTGGAAAGGAGTTAACCCTAAACTTAGTGAAAAGGAGGCCGGTTGGTTCACGGTCGGCTATTTTCTAAACGGGAATTCCTGGCTACCGGCGACACAAGTCCCCTATGATTCGGGTCTTTGA